From a single Lolium rigidum isolate FL_2022 chromosome 7, APGP_CSIRO_Lrig_0.1, whole genome shotgun sequence genomic region:
- the LOC124678333 gene encoding uncharacterized protein LOC124678333 — translation MADRLLLLALVLASATSVLVASPVAAARPCDTLLISSNSANANPSNDPDHSAPLATTVITVFRVRRFGPHLPRAQGHAQPHLNQHHHLHSIPANIQIRHPELPELPHSAAGAAASIQERLNGILMVVVGILTAASVYLVWSVITGTGAGALSHYDELYGDEASDSGSPKKVGYVIISSEAHGGGKN, via the coding sequence atggccgaccgcctcctcctgctcgccCTGGTCCTCGCATCCGCCACATCCGTCCTCGTAGCCTCCCCAGTCGCCGCCGCGCGTCCGTGCGACACcctcctcatctcctccaactCGGCCAACGCCAACCCGAGCAACGACCCCGACCACAGCGCACCCCTCGCCACGACGGTCATCACCGTCTTCCGCGTCCGCCGCTTCGGGCCCCACCTCCCCCGCGCGCAGGGACACGCGCAACCCCACCTCAACCAGCACCACCACCTGCACTCCATCCCCGCGAACATCCAGATCCGCCACCCCGAGCTGCCAGAGCTCCCACACTCtgcggccggcgccgccgccagtATCCAGGAGCGCCTCAATGGAATCCTGATGGTAGTTGTCGGGATCCTCACCGCCGCTTCCGTGTACCTCGTTTGGTCCGTTATCACCGGCACCGGCGCCGGCGCGCTCTCCCACTACGACGAGCTCTACGGCGACGAGGCGTCCGACTCCGGGAGCCCCAAGAAGGTCGGCTACGTCATCATCTCCAGCGAGGCCCACGGAGGCGGTAAGAACTAG